A DNA window from Candidatus Omnitrophota bacterium contains the following coding sequences:
- a CDS encoding Rrf2 family transcriptional regulator, with amino-acid sequence MKLPAKIEYAYKAVLELALRYNGDNPIQINTLCEAQGIPKKFLVQLLLRLKNANIVNSSRGVAGGYYLTRPPSRISLADIFRAIDDTIIGSPKKARSAKISDADRLISGILEDASRETVARLEGVTFDKLVSQLKNEQITYYI; translated from the coding sequence ATGAAGCTGCCGGCAAAGATAGAATATGCGTATAAAGCCGTGCTGGAACTTGCGCTAAGGTATAATGGGGATAACCCGATACAGATAAATACCTTATGCGAGGCACAAGGAATACCTAAAAAGTTCCTGGTGCAGCTTCTTCTGCGCCTTAAGAATGCCAATATTGTTAATAGTTCAAGAGGGGTTGCCGGGGGGTACTATCTGACGCGTCCTCCGTCGAGAATATCGTTGGCGGATATATTCAGAGCCATTGACGATACTATAATAGGTAGCCCAAAAAAGGCAAGGTCAGCAAAAATTTCAGATGCGGACAGATTGATCTCTGGTATACTGGAAGACGCCAGCAGGGAGACGGTTGCGCGATTAGAGGGGGTGACATTTGACAAATTAGTTTCACAGCTCAAGAACGAGCAGATTACCTACTATATATAG